A region from the Falco rusticolus isolate bFalRus1 chromosome 4, bFalRus1.pri, whole genome shotgun sequence genome encodes:
- the CSPG5 gene encoding chondroitin sulfate proteoglycan 5 isoform X4, with protein MPLQGGLDPFAGGWIPLQGSWRVWLGQLALGGAVSWGGHRAGAMPGAIVGAGGPMALGALPLQALGGAVKALGCSDTPPPPMSCHGAASEWPPQNTSEADGRGWEGSLESSPPRWDPTSRDPLGGPSNSNGTGSGGAAAGGEPPAGPQLEPPSRGTAATMDPAVMLEGCVGCAGAGDTSALPPKASMAEDGQAAVTWPGDGGTVAVALGSPEEPGSGERPTQASLPGPGGLGELTATPPTPPGPPLTTDSAESDLLLAAGGSAAPRNPVLGDPSPMPGAAGDSGRPPELWGATSSPAPAQGARGWTDLTWLEAEEPVTATPSPAEPPADRTASEIIDVDYYDLFEGGEGLGGFPGGSQGAAGSVQQREPEGAATPWALHELYDDFTPFDEADFYPTTSFYADGDEEDELEEDEEDEEEEEEDGGLEDENGYRPPASAMPGAQPAPRDPHPTGRRNVAPAQPSGVMGGSSPTAWPRPGERGQPDNGTECRSGYVRHNSSCRSVCDLVPSYCHNGGQCYLVESHGAFCRCNTQDYTWHKGTRCEAIVTDFQVMCVAVGSAALVVLLLFMLTVFFAKKLYLLKTENSKLRKTKYRTPSELHNDNFSLSTIAEGSHPNREAKGFAEREPEEERRSL; from the exons ATGCCTTTGCAAGGGGGGCTAGATCCCTTTGCAGGGGGCTGGATCCCCttgcagggcagctggagggtCTGGCTGGGGCAGCTTGCCTTGGGAGGGGCCGTGTCGTGGGGggggcacagagctggggcGATGCCTGGGGCCATTGTGGGTGCAGGAGGACCCATGGCGCTGGGGGCTTTGCCCCTTCAGGCCCTGGGAGGGGCTGTAAAAGCCTTGGGGTGCAgcgacaccccccccccccccatgtctTGTCATGGTGCTG catccGAGTGGCCCCCCCAAAACACCAGCGAGGCTGAcgggagaggctgggagggcTCCCTGGAGAGCAGCCCCCCGCGGTGGGACCCAACGAGCAGAGATCCTCTGGGAGGGCCCAGCAACAGCAACGGCACCGGCtccgggggggctgcggcagggGGTGAGCCCCCGGCAGGACCCCAGCTAGAGCCCCCCAGTAGGGGCACGGCTGCCACCATGGACCCGGCGGTGATGCTGGAGGGGTGCGTGGGGTGCGCTGGGGCGGGGGACACCAGTGCTCTGCCCCCCAAAGCCAGCATGGCGGAGGATGGCCAGGCAGCAGTGACCTGGCCCGGTGACGGGGGAACAGTGGCGGTGGCCCTTGGAAGCCCCGAGGAGCCAGGGAGCGGTGAGCGACCCACGCAAGCGTCTCTGCCCGGCCCGGGGGGTTTGGGGGAGCTCACAGCCACCCCACCgaccccccccggcccgccgctcACCACCGACTCGGCTGAATCTGACCTGCTGCTGGCGGCCGGGGGCTCAGCTGCGCCGCGGAACCCCGTGCTGGgtgaccccagccccatgccaggTGCCGCGGGGGACTCAGGGCGTCCCCCCGAGCTCTGGGGGGCCACATccagcccggccccggcacAGGGGGCTCGCGGCTGGACGGATCTGacctggctggaggcagaggagccCGTCACCGCCACCCCGAGCCCAGCCGAGCCGCCGGCTGACCGGACGGCTTCGGAGATCATCGACGTCGACTACTACGACCTATTTGAGGGGGGTGAGGGACTGGGGGGCTTCCCCGGGGGCAGCCAGGGGGCGGCTGGCTCAGTGCAGCAGCGGGAGCCGGAGGGAGCAGCCACGCCGTGGGCCCTCCACGAGCTCTACGATGACTTCACGCCCTTTGACGAAGCCGATTTCTACCCCACCACCTCCTTCTATGCCGATGGGGATGAGGAGGATGAgctggaggaggatgaggaggatgaggaagaggaggaggaagatggggGGCTGGAGGACGAGAATGGCTACCGGCCACCTGCCTCGGCCATGCCTGGTGCCCAGCCAGCGCCGCGGGACCCCCATCCCACCGGCCGCCGCAATGTGGCCCCGGCGCAGCCCTCTGGTGTCATGGGGGGCAGCAGCCCTACGGCGTGGCCgcggccgggggagcggggccagcCCGACAATGGCACCGAGTGCCGGAGCGGTTACGTGCGGCACAACAGCTCCTGCCGCTCCGTCTGCGACCTTGTCCCCAGCTACTGCCACAACGGCGGCCAGTGCTACCTGGTGGAGAGCCACGGGGCCTTCTGCCG GTGCAACACGCAGGACTACACGTGGCACAAGGGGACTCGCTGTGAGGCCATCGTCACCGACTTTCAAGTGATGTGCGTGGCCGTGGGCTCGGCTGCCCTcgtggtgctgctgctcttcatgCTTACCGTCTTCTTTGCCAAGAAGCTCTACCTGCTCAAGACGGAGAACAGCAAGCTGCGCAAGACCAA ATACCGCACCCCGTCCGAGCTGCACAACGACAACTTCTCCCTCTCCACCATCGCCGAGGGCTCCCACCCAAAC AGAGAAGCGAAGGGCTTTGCCGAGCGTGAGCCGGAGGAGGAGCGTAGGTCCCTCTAG
- the CSPG5 gene encoding chondroitin sulfate proteoglycan 5 isoform X2 → MPLQGGLDPFAGGWIPLQGSWRVWLGQLALGGAVSWGGHRAGAMPGAIVGAGGPMALGALPLQALGGAVKALGCSDTPPPPMSCHGAASEWPPQNTSEADGRGWEGSLESSPPRWDPTSRDPLGGPSNSNGTGSGGAAAGGEPPAGPQLEPPSRGTAATMDPAVMLEGCVGCAGAGDTSALPPKASMAEDGQAAVTWPGDGGTVAVALGSPEEPGSGERPTQASLPGPGGLGELTATPPTPPGPPLTTDSAESDLLLAAGGSAAPRNPVLGDPSPMPGAAGDSGRPPELWGATSSPAPAQGARGWTDLTWLEAEEPVTATPSPAEPPADRTASEIIDVDYYDLFEGGEGLGGFPGGSQGAAGSVQQREPEGAATPWALHELYDDFTPFDEADFYPTTSFYADGDEEDELEEDEEDEEEEEEDGGLEDENGYRPPASAMPGAQPAPRDPHPTGRRNVAPAQPSGVMGGSSPTAWPRPGERGQPDNGTECRSGYVRHNSSCRSVCDLVPSYCHNGGQCYLVESHGAFCRCNTQDYTWHKGTRCEAIVTDFQVMCVAVGSAALVVLLLFMLTVFFAKKLYLLKTENSKLRKTKYRTPSELHNDNFSLSTIAEGSHPNDDPSAPHKLQDSLKSCLKDEEPFNIHNSTSPKHDGSGKGEQDAGELNCLQNNLT, encoded by the exons ATGCCTTTGCAAGGGGGGCTAGATCCCTTTGCAGGGGGCTGGATCCCCttgcagggcagctggagggtCTGGCTGGGGCAGCTTGCCTTGGGAGGGGCCGTGTCGTGGGGggggcacagagctggggcGATGCCTGGGGCCATTGTGGGTGCAGGAGGACCCATGGCGCTGGGGGCTTTGCCCCTTCAGGCCCTGGGAGGGGCTGTAAAAGCCTTGGGGTGCAgcgacaccccccccccccccatgtctTGTCATGGTGCTG catccGAGTGGCCCCCCCAAAACACCAGCGAGGCTGAcgggagaggctgggagggcTCCCTGGAGAGCAGCCCCCCGCGGTGGGACCCAACGAGCAGAGATCCTCTGGGAGGGCCCAGCAACAGCAACGGCACCGGCtccgggggggctgcggcagggGGTGAGCCCCCGGCAGGACCCCAGCTAGAGCCCCCCAGTAGGGGCACGGCTGCCACCATGGACCCGGCGGTGATGCTGGAGGGGTGCGTGGGGTGCGCTGGGGCGGGGGACACCAGTGCTCTGCCCCCCAAAGCCAGCATGGCGGAGGATGGCCAGGCAGCAGTGACCTGGCCCGGTGACGGGGGAACAGTGGCGGTGGCCCTTGGAAGCCCCGAGGAGCCAGGGAGCGGTGAGCGACCCACGCAAGCGTCTCTGCCCGGCCCGGGGGGTTTGGGGGAGCTCACAGCCACCCCACCgaccccccccggcccgccgctcACCACCGACTCGGCTGAATCTGACCTGCTGCTGGCGGCCGGGGGCTCAGCTGCGCCGCGGAACCCCGTGCTGGgtgaccccagccccatgccaggTGCCGCGGGGGACTCAGGGCGTCCCCCCGAGCTCTGGGGGGCCACATccagcccggccccggcacAGGGGGCTCGCGGCTGGACGGATCTGacctggctggaggcagaggagccCGTCACCGCCACCCCGAGCCCAGCCGAGCCGCCGGCTGACCGGACGGCTTCGGAGATCATCGACGTCGACTACTACGACCTATTTGAGGGGGGTGAGGGACTGGGGGGCTTCCCCGGGGGCAGCCAGGGGGCGGCTGGCTCAGTGCAGCAGCGGGAGCCGGAGGGAGCAGCCACGCCGTGGGCCCTCCACGAGCTCTACGATGACTTCACGCCCTTTGACGAAGCCGATTTCTACCCCACCACCTCCTTCTATGCCGATGGGGATGAGGAGGATGAgctggaggaggatgaggaggatgaggaagaggaggaggaagatggggGGCTGGAGGACGAGAATGGCTACCGGCCACCTGCCTCGGCCATGCCTGGTGCCCAGCCAGCGCCGCGGGACCCCCATCCCACCGGCCGCCGCAATGTGGCCCCGGCGCAGCCCTCTGGTGTCATGGGGGGCAGCAGCCCTACGGCGTGGCCgcggccgggggagcggggccagcCCGACAATGGCACCGAGTGCCGGAGCGGTTACGTGCGGCACAACAGCTCCTGCCGCTCCGTCTGCGACCTTGTCCCCAGCTACTGCCACAACGGCGGCCAGTGCTACCTGGTGGAGAGCCACGGGGCCTTCTGCCG GTGCAACACGCAGGACTACACGTGGCACAAGGGGACTCGCTGTGAGGCCATCGTCACCGACTTTCAAGTGATGTGCGTGGCCGTGGGCTCGGCTGCCCTcgtggtgctgctgctcttcatgCTTACCGTCTTCTTTGCCAAGAAGCTCTACCTGCTCAAGACGGAGAACAGCAAGCTGCGCAAGACCAA ATACCGCACCCCGTCCGAGCTGCACAACGACAACTTCTCCCTCTCCACCATCGCCGAGGGCTCCCACCCAAAC GATGACCCCAGTGCTCCCCACAAGCTGCAGGACTCCCTGAAATCCTGCCTGAAGGATGAGGAGCCATTTAACATCCACAACTCGACATCGCCCAAGCACGACGGCAGCGGCAAAGGGGAGCAGGACGCTGGTGAGCTCAACTGTCTGCAGAACAACCTGACgtga
- the CSPG5 gene encoding chondroitin sulfate proteoglycan 5 isoform X1: MPLQGGLDPFAGGWIPLQGSWRVWLGQLALGGAVSWGGHRAGAMPGAIVGAGGPMALGALPLQALGGAVKALGCSDTPPPPMSCHGAASEWPPQNTSEADGRGWEGSLESSPPRWDPTSRDPLGGPSNSNGTGSGGAAAGGEPPAGPQLEPPSRGTAATMDPAVMLEGCVGCAGAGDTSALPPKASMAEDGQAAVTWPGDGGTVAVALGSPEEPGSGERPTQASLPGPGGLGELTATPPTPPGPPLTTDSAESDLLLAAGGSAAPRNPVLGDPSPMPGAAGDSGRPPELWGATSSPAPAQGARGWTDLTWLEAEEPVTATPSPAEPPADRTASEIIDVDYYDLFEGGEGLGGFPGGSQGAAGSVQQREPEGAATPWALHELYDDFTPFDEADFYPTTSFYADGDEEDELEEDEEDEEEEEEDGGLEDENGYRPPASAMPGAQPAPRDPHPTGRRNVAPAQPSGVMGGSSPTAWPRPGERGQPDNGTECRSGYVRHNSSCRSVCDLVPSYCHNGGQCYLVESHGAFCRCNTQDYTWHKGTRCEAIVTDFQVMCVAVGSAALVVLLLFMLTVFFAKKLYLLKTENSKLRKTNRYRTPSELHNDNFSLSTIAEGSHPNDDPSAPHKLQDSLKSCLKDEEPFNIHNSTSPKHDGSGKGEQDAGELNCLQNNLT; this comes from the exons ATGCCTTTGCAAGGGGGGCTAGATCCCTTTGCAGGGGGCTGGATCCCCttgcagggcagctggagggtCTGGCTGGGGCAGCTTGCCTTGGGAGGGGCCGTGTCGTGGGGggggcacagagctggggcGATGCCTGGGGCCATTGTGGGTGCAGGAGGACCCATGGCGCTGGGGGCTTTGCCCCTTCAGGCCCTGGGAGGGGCTGTAAAAGCCTTGGGGTGCAgcgacaccccccccccccccatgtctTGTCATGGTGCTG catccGAGTGGCCCCCCCAAAACACCAGCGAGGCTGAcgggagaggctgggagggcTCCCTGGAGAGCAGCCCCCCGCGGTGGGACCCAACGAGCAGAGATCCTCTGGGAGGGCCCAGCAACAGCAACGGCACCGGCtccgggggggctgcggcagggGGTGAGCCCCCGGCAGGACCCCAGCTAGAGCCCCCCAGTAGGGGCACGGCTGCCACCATGGACCCGGCGGTGATGCTGGAGGGGTGCGTGGGGTGCGCTGGGGCGGGGGACACCAGTGCTCTGCCCCCCAAAGCCAGCATGGCGGAGGATGGCCAGGCAGCAGTGACCTGGCCCGGTGACGGGGGAACAGTGGCGGTGGCCCTTGGAAGCCCCGAGGAGCCAGGGAGCGGTGAGCGACCCACGCAAGCGTCTCTGCCCGGCCCGGGGGGTTTGGGGGAGCTCACAGCCACCCCACCgaccccccccggcccgccgctcACCACCGACTCGGCTGAATCTGACCTGCTGCTGGCGGCCGGGGGCTCAGCTGCGCCGCGGAACCCCGTGCTGGgtgaccccagccccatgccaggTGCCGCGGGGGACTCAGGGCGTCCCCCCGAGCTCTGGGGGGCCACATccagcccggccccggcacAGGGGGCTCGCGGCTGGACGGATCTGacctggctggaggcagaggagccCGTCACCGCCACCCCGAGCCCAGCCGAGCCGCCGGCTGACCGGACGGCTTCGGAGATCATCGACGTCGACTACTACGACCTATTTGAGGGGGGTGAGGGACTGGGGGGCTTCCCCGGGGGCAGCCAGGGGGCGGCTGGCTCAGTGCAGCAGCGGGAGCCGGAGGGAGCAGCCACGCCGTGGGCCCTCCACGAGCTCTACGATGACTTCACGCCCTTTGACGAAGCCGATTTCTACCCCACCACCTCCTTCTATGCCGATGGGGATGAGGAGGATGAgctggaggaggatgaggaggatgaggaagaggaggaggaagatggggGGCTGGAGGACGAGAATGGCTACCGGCCACCTGCCTCGGCCATGCCTGGTGCCCAGCCAGCGCCGCGGGACCCCCATCCCACCGGCCGCCGCAATGTGGCCCCGGCGCAGCCCTCTGGTGTCATGGGGGGCAGCAGCCCTACGGCGTGGCCgcggccgggggagcggggccagcCCGACAATGGCACCGAGTGCCGGAGCGGTTACGTGCGGCACAACAGCTCCTGCCGCTCCGTCTGCGACCTTGTCCCCAGCTACTGCCACAACGGCGGCCAGTGCTACCTGGTGGAGAGCCACGGGGCCTTCTGCCG GTGCAACACGCAGGACTACACGTGGCACAAGGGGACTCGCTGTGAGGCCATCGTCACCGACTTTCAAGTGATGTGCGTGGCCGTGGGCTCGGCTGCCCTcgtggtgctgctgctcttcatgCTTACCGTCTTCTTTGCCAAGAAGCTCTACCTGCTCAAGACGGAGAACAGCAAGCTGCGCAAGACCAA CAGATACCGCACCCCGTCCGAGCTGCACAACGACAACTTCTCCCTCTCCACCATCGCCGAGGGCTCCCACCCAAAC GATGACCCCAGTGCTCCCCACAAGCTGCAGGACTCCCTGAAATCCTGCCTGAAGGATGAGGAGCCATTTAACATCCACAACTCGACATCGCCCAAGCACGACGGCAGCGGCAAAGGGGAGCAGGACGCTGGTGAGCTCAACTGTCTGCAGAACAACCTGACgtga
- the CSPG5 gene encoding chondroitin sulfate proteoglycan 5 isoform X5 — protein MAPAAARPRTALALALLLPLGALASEWPPQNTSEADGRGWEGSLESSPPRWDPTSRDPLGGPSNSNGTGSGGAAAGGEPPAGPQLEPPSRGTAATMDPAVMLEGCVGCAGAGDTSALPPKASMAEDGQAAVTWPGDGGTVAVALGSPEEPGSGERPTQASLPGPGGLGELTATPPTPPGPPLTTDSAESDLLLAAGGSAAPRNPVLGDPSPMPGAAGDSGRPPELWGATSSPAPAQGARGWTDLTWLEAEEPVTATPSPAEPPADRTASEIIDVDYYDLFEGGEGLGGFPGGSQGAAGSVQQREPEGAATPWALHELYDDFTPFDEADFYPTTSFYADGDEEDELEEDEEDEEEEEEDGGLEDENGYRPPASAMPGAQPAPRDPHPTGRRNVAPAQPSGVMGGSSPTAWPRPGERGQPDNGTECRSGYVRHNSSCRSVCDLVPSYCHNGGQCYLVESHGAFCRCNTQDYTWHKGTRCEAIVTDFQVMCVAVGSAALVVLLLFMLTVFFAKKLYLLKTENSKLRKTNRYRTPSELHNDNFSLSTIAEGSHPNDDPSAPHKLQDSLKSCLKDEEPFNIHNSTSPKHDGSGKGEQDAGELNCLQNNLT, from the exons ATGGCCCCCGCGGCTgcccggccccgcaccgccctggccctggccctgctgctgccgctcGGCGCCCTCG catccGAGTGGCCCCCCCAAAACACCAGCGAGGCTGAcgggagaggctgggagggcTCCCTGGAGAGCAGCCCCCCGCGGTGGGACCCAACGAGCAGAGATCCTCTGGGAGGGCCCAGCAACAGCAACGGCACCGGCtccgggggggctgcggcagggGGTGAGCCCCCGGCAGGACCCCAGCTAGAGCCCCCCAGTAGGGGCACGGCTGCCACCATGGACCCGGCGGTGATGCTGGAGGGGTGCGTGGGGTGCGCTGGGGCGGGGGACACCAGTGCTCTGCCCCCCAAAGCCAGCATGGCGGAGGATGGCCAGGCAGCAGTGACCTGGCCCGGTGACGGGGGAACAGTGGCGGTGGCCCTTGGAAGCCCCGAGGAGCCAGGGAGCGGTGAGCGACCCACGCAAGCGTCTCTGCCCGGCCCGGGGGGTTTGGGGGAGCTCACAGCCACCCCACCgaccccccccggcccgccgctcACCACCGACTCGGCTGAATCTGACCTGCTGCTGGCGGCCGGGGGCTCAGCTGCGCCGCGGAACCCCGTGCTGGgtgaccccagccccatgccaggTGCCGCGGGGGACTCAGGGCGTCCCCCCGAGCTCTGGGGGGCCACATccagcccggccccggcacAGGGGGCTCGCGGCTGGACGGATCTGacctggctggaggcagaggagccCGTCACCGCCACCCCGAGCCCAGCCGAGCCGCCGGCTGACCGGACGGCTTCGGAGATCATCGACGTCGACTACTACGACCTATTTGAGGGGGGTGAGGGACTGGGGGGCTTCCCCGGGGGCAGCCAGGGGGCGGCTGGCTCAGTGCAGCAGCGGGAGCCGGAGGGAGCAGCCACGCCGTGGGCCCTCCACGAGCTCTACGATGACTTCACGCCCTTTGACGAAGCCGATTTCTACCCCACCACCTCCTTCTATGCCGATGGGGATGAGGAGGATGAgctggaggaggatgaggaggatgaggaagaggaggaggaagatggggGGCTGGAGGACGAGAATGGCTACCGGCCACCTGCCTCGGCCATGCCTGGTGCCCAGCCAGCGCCGCGGGACCCCCATCCCACCGGCCGCCGCAATGTGGCCCCGGCGCAGCCCTCTGGTGTCATGGGGGGCAGCAGCCCTACGGCGTGGCCgcggccgggggagcggggccagcCCGACAATGGCACCGAGTGCCGGAGCGGTTACGTGCGGCACAACAGCTCCTGCCGCTCCGTCTGCGACCTTGTCCCCAGCTACTGCCACAACGGCGGCCAGTGCTACCTGGTGGAGAGCCACGGGGCCTTCTGCCG GTGCAACACGCAGGACTACACGTGGCACAAGGGGACTCGCTGTGAGGCCATCGTCACCGACTTTCAAGTGATGTGCGTGGCCGTGGGCTCGGCTGCCCTcgtggtgctgctgctcttcatgCTTACCGTCTTCTTTGCCAAGAAGCTCTACCTGCTCAAGACGGAGAACAGCAAGCTGCGCAAGACCAA CAGATACCGCACCCCGTCCGAGCTGCACAACGACAACTTCTCCCTCTCCACCATCGCCGAGGGCTCCCACCCAAAC GATGACCCCAGTGCTCCCCACAAGCTGCAGGACTCCCTGAAATCCTGCCTGAAGGATGAGGAGCCATTTAACATCCACAACTCGACATCGCCCAAGCACGACGGCAGCGGCAAAGGGGAGCAGGACGCTGGTGAGCTCAACTGTCTGCAGAACAACCTGACgtga
- the CSPG5 gene encoding chondroitin sulfate proteoglycan 5 isoform X3: MPLQGGLDPFAGGWIPLQGSWRVWLGQLALGGAVSWGGHRAGAMPGAIVGAGGPMALGALPLQALGGAVKALGCSDTPPPPMSCHGAASEWPPQNTSEADGRGWEGSLESSPPRWDPTSRDPLGGPSNSNGTGSGGAAAGGEPPAGPQLEPPSRGTAATMDPAVMLEGCVGCAGAGDTSALPPKASMAEDGQAAVTWPGDGGTVAVALGSPEEPGSGERPTQASLPGPGGLGELTATPPTPPGPPLTTDSAESDLLLAAGGSAAPRNPVLGDPSPMPGAAGDSGRPPELWGATSSPAPAQGARGWTDLTWLEAEEPVTATPSPAEPPADRTASEIIDVDYYDLFEGGEGLGGFPGGSQGAAGSVQQREPEGAATPWALHELYDDFTPFDEADFYPTTSFYADGDEEDELEEDEEDEEEEEEDGGLEDENGYRPPASAMPGAQPAPRDPHPTGRRNVAPAQPSGVMGGSSPTAWPRPGERGQPDNGTECRSGYVRHNSSCRSVCDLVPSYCHNGGQCYLVESHGAFCRCNTQDYTWHKGTRCEAIVTDFQVMCVAVGSAALVVLLLFMLTVFFAKKLYLLKTENSKLRKTNRYRTPSELHNDNFSLSTIAEGSHPNREAKGFAEREPEEERRSL; encoded by the exons ATGCCTTTGCAAGGGGGGCTAGATCCCTTTGCAGGGGGCTGGATCCCCttgcagggcagctggagggtCTGGCTGGGGCAGCTTGCCTTGGGAGGGGCCGTGTCGTGGGGggggcacagagctggggcGATGCCTGGGGCCATTGTGGGTGCAGGAGGACCCATGGCGCTGGGGGCTTTGCCCCTTCAGGCCCTGGGAGGGGCTGTAAAAGCCTTGGGGTGCAgcgacaccccccccccccccatgtctTGTCATGGTGCTG catccGAGTGGCCCCCCCAAAACACCAGCGAGGCTGAcgggagaggctgggagggcTCCCTGGAGAGCAGCCCCCCGCGGTGGGACCCAACGAGCAGAGATCCTCTGGGAGGGCCCAGCAACAGCAACGGCACCGGCtccgggggggctgcggcagggGGTGAGCCCCCGGCAGGACCCCAGCTAGAGCCCCCCAGTAGGGGCACGGCTGCCACCATGGACCCGGCGGTGATGCTGGAGGGGTGCGTGGGGTGCGCTGGGGCGGGGGACACCAGTGCTCTGCCCCCCAAAGCCAGCATGGCGGAGGATGGCCAGGCAGCAGTGACCTGGCCCGGTGACGGGGGAACAGTGGCGGTGGCCCTTGGAAGCCCCGAGGAGCCAGGGAGCGGTGAGCGACCCACGCAAGCGTCTCTGCCCGGCCCGGGGGGTTTGGGGGAGCTCACAGCCACCCCACCgaccccccccggcccgccgctcACCACCGACTCGGCTGAATCTGACCTGCTGCTGGCGGCCGGGGGCTCAGCTGCGCCGCGGAACCCCGTGCTGGgtgaccccagccccatgccaggTGCCGCGGGGGACTCAGGGCGTCCCCCCGAGCTCTGGGGGGCCACATccagcccggccccggcacAGGGGGCTCGCGGCTGGACGGATCTGacctggctggaggcagaggagccCGTCACCGCCACCCCGAGCCCAGCCGAGCCGCCGGCTGACCGGACGGCTTCGGAGATCATCGACGTCGACTACTACGACCTATTTGAGGGGGGTGAGGGACTGGGGGGCTTCCCCGGGGGCAGCCAGGGGGCGGCTGGCTCAGTGCAGCAGCGGGAGCCGGAGGGAGCAGCCACGCCGTGGGCCCTCCACGAGCTCTACGATGACTTCACGCCCTTTGACGAAGCCGATTTCTACCCCACCACCTCCTTCTATGCCGATGGGGATGAGGAGGATGAgctggaggaggatgaggaggatgaggaagaggaggaggaagatggggGGCTGGAGGACGAGAATGGCTACCGGCCACCTGCCTCGGCCATGCCTGGTGCCCAGCCAGCGCCGCGGGACCCCCATCCCACCGGCCGCCGCAATGTGGCCCCGGCGCAGCCCTCTGGTGTCATGGGGGGCAGCAGCCCTACGGCGTGGCCgcggccgggggagcggggccagcCCGACAATGGCACCGAGTGCCGGAGCGGTTACGTGCGGCACAACAGCTCCTGCCGCTCCGTCTGCGACCTTGTCCCCAGCTACTGCCACAACGGCGGCCAGTGCTACCTGGTGGAGAGCCACGGGGCCTTCTGCCG GTGCAACACGCAGGACTACACGTGGCACAAGGGGACTCGCTGTGAGGCCATCGTCACCGACTTTCAAGTGATGTGCGTGGCCGTGGGCTCGGCTGCCCTcgtggtgctgctgctcttcatgCTTACCGTCTTCTTTGCCAAGAAGCTCTACCTGCTCAAGACGGAGAACAGCAAGCTGCGCAAGACCAA CAGATACCGCACCCCGTCCGAGCTGCACAACGACAACTTCTCCCTCTCCACCATCGCCGAGGGCTCCCACCCAAAC AGAGAAGCGAAGGGCTTTGCCGAGCGTGAGCCGGAGGAGGAGCGTAGGTCCCTCTAG